One window from the genome of Nicotiana tomentosiformis chromosome 5, ASM39032v3, whole genome shotgun sequence encodes:
- the LOC138892354 gene encoding uncharacterized protein yields the protein MLRTTGILETSGVSFTTFHFSGVAFRWWEAYERRGSVGAAPLPWQEFYVLFLEKFMPQSHRKELRRQFGQLCQDGMFVMQYQMRFSYLDRHILWLVPTERESIRRFVDGLTYQLRLLMTKERVFGATFDEVVDISRQIEMVRIKERGEREAKRPRGLGDFSGFPSGGLVLPRQGSTLQARSNGSSSSPWCIIQPWFI from the coding sequence atgcttcggacaacgggtattctggaaaccagtggggtctcgttcactacttttcactTTTCTGGGGttgcctttagatggtgggaggcttatgagaggcgcgggtcggtcggtgcagcaccacttccATGGCAGGAGTTCtatgttctcttcttggagaagttcatgccgcaGTCTCACAGaaaggagctgcgtagacagtttgggCAACTTTGTCAGGATGGCATGTTTGTGATGCAGTACCAGATGAGGTTTTCTTATTTGGATCGTCACATACTTTGGCTAGTTCCCACTGAAAGGGAGAGCATTAGGAGGTTCGTCGATGGCCTgacatatcagttgcggttgcttatgactaagGAGAGGGtatttggtgctacttttgatgaggttgttgacatttctcggcagatagagatggtccgcatTAAGGAGCGGGGTGAGAGGGAGGCGAAGAGGCCTCGTGGATTAGGTGATTTCAGCGGTTTTCCTTCAGGGGGGTTAGTTTTACCACGGCAGGGGTCGACCTTACAAGCACGCTCAAACGGGTCCtctagttcaccgtggtgcattatccagccatggttcatatag
- the LOC138892355 gene encoding uncharacterized protein, whose translation MKQQRWLELLKDYDITILNHPGKANVVADALSRKALGRGILAYILVGERPLASDVQALANQFMRLDVSEPSQALAYMVSQSYMYKHIRERQYDDLHLLVLKDTVLHSDAKKVSCGDDGVLRM comes from the coding sequence ATGAAgcagcagaggtggttagagctgttaaaagactacgatatcaccattttgaaccatcccggaaaggccaatgtggtggccgatgccttgagtagaaaggctctGGGTAGGGGTATCCTTGCATATAttcttgttggtgagagaccactagcatcagatgttcaggccttggccaatcagttcatgaggttagatgtttcggagcctagtcaggCTCTTGCTTACATGGTTTCTCAGTCTTATATGTATAagcacatcagagagcgtcagtatgacgacctccatttgcttgtccttaaggacacggtgctgCACAGTGATGCAAAGAAGGTTTCTtgtggagatgatggggtgttgcgaatGTAG